The following are from one region of the Petrotoga mobilis SJ95 genome:
- a CDS encoding transposase, giving the protein MYTFRSFFNNKKSHGKFKYCNEYYNSPLDADFGVKPVSNSKPVYDKHGNQKNSISYLGYKVHTLSFLNVPLFSVVSPASHHDKNYAFPLLNKAKELLNLRGFNFLADAAYDSSDLYDFVHLKSESTAFIPLRTSSKKPLVGDCGNPLSLHSHYRETKRNILRNKYVCDDPSNCPLNKNNCYAYRNFSKDDFRRFLNRDSSSFKKVYKKRTLIESIFSKLADMTNSTSLRCKNAVEVECNLSNLYLIASAFLAHSMGRDDLLASPKTLMYETAVC; this is encoded by the coding sequence ATGTACACTTTTCGTTCCTTTTTCAACAATAAGAAGAGCCACGGTAAGTTTAAATATTGTAATGAGTATTATAACTCTCCACTTGATGCTGATTTCGGAGTTAAACCTGTTTCTAATTCTAAACCTGTTTACGATAAACACGGTAACCAGAAAAACTCTATCTCTTATCTTGGTTACAAGGTTCATACCCTTTCTTTTTTAAATGTTCCACTGTTTAGCGTTGTTTCTCCTGCTAGCCACCACGATAAGAATTATGCTTTCCCTTTATTGAATAAAGCTAAAGAACTTTTGAATCTTCGTGGGTTTAATTTCTTGGCTGATGCCGCTTACGATTCTTCTGACCTTTACGATTTTGTTCATTTGAAGAGTGAGTCTACCGCTTTTATTCCTCTTAGAACTTCATCTAAAAAACCTTTAGTGGGTGATTGTGGTAACCCTCTTTCTCTTCATTCTCACTATCGTGAGACTAAAAGGAATATCCTTAGAAATAAATACGTTTGTGATGATCCTTCCAATTGTCCTTTAAACAAAAATAATTGTTATGCCTATAGAAACTTTTCTAAAGATGATTTCCGTCGTTTTCTCAACAGAGATTCTTCTTCTTTCAAAAAGGTTTACAAAAAGCGTACCCTTATTGAGTCTATCTTTTCTAAGTTGGCTGATATGACTAATTCTACTTCTTTGAGATGTAAAAATGCAGTTGAAGTTGAATGTAACCTTTCTAACCTTTATCTTATTGCTTCAGCTTTCTTGGCTCATAGTATGGGTAGAGATGATTTATTAGCTTCTCCTAAGACTTTGATGTATGAGACTGCTGTTTGCTGA
- a CDS encoding carbohydrate ABC transporter permease, which produces MKNGAHYYNRYLKKEARIAYFFLLPALIAITLATLIPSIYNIYISFTNYGLYHYFEYEFIGLSNYKEILSMNSPFFSVLIWTIIWTVASTLLNYFSGMFIALLLNNPNLKERNIYRTLLIIPWALPGVISIQMWHGMLSMNGVFNQILAKVGLSPINWLNEVFWARFWVIAVNVWLSFPYFMTITNAALQSIPTEIYESAKVDGATNSQRFRKITFPLLNRILAPLLVTQFAFQFNNFNLIYLLTGGGPRESLGEYFGATDILVSYTFNIMREVQRYGLTAAYGVITFIMTVFILILSTFLIKGLKEEF; this is translated from the coding sequence ATGAAAAATGGAGCTCATTATTACAACAGATATCTAAAAAAAGAAGCAAGGATTGCGTACTTTTTTCTTTTGCCAGCTTTGATAGCTATAACTTTAGCAACTCTCATTCCATCAATTTACAACATTTATATATCTTTTACAAATTATGGACTATACCACTATTTTGAATACGAATTCATAGGTCTGAGTAATTATAAGGAAATATTATCCATGAACAGTCCTTTTTTTTCTGTTTTAATCTGGACAATAATATGGACTGTGGCTAGTACATTGTTAAACTATTTTTCAGGTATGTTCATAGCTTTATTGCTAAATAATCCAAACCTTAAAGAACGAAATATATATCGAACTTTACTGATTATACCTTGGGCACTTCCCGGAGTTATTTCTATTCAAATGTGGCATGGAATGTTAAGTATGAATGGAGTATTTAATCAAATTTTGGCAAAAGTAGGTCTCTCTCCAATTAATTGGTTAAATGAAGTTTTTTGGGCTAGATTTTGGGTAATTGCTGTTAATGTATGGCTTTCTTTTCCATATTTTATGACTATTACAAATGCTGCTTTACAAAGTATTCCTACCGAAATTTACGAATCAGCTAAAGTAGATGGAGCTACTAACTCTCAGAGATTTAGAAAGATAACTTTTCCTTTGTTGAACAGAATTTTAGCTCCTCTCTTGGTTACTCAATTTGCATTTCAATTTAATAATTTCAATTTGATCTATCTATTAACTGGAGGTGGCCCAAGAGAATCATTAGGAGAATATTTTGGAGCCACTGATATTTTAGTAAGTTATACATTCAACATTATGAGAGAGGTCCAGAGATATGGATTAACGGCAGCTTACGGAGTTATTACTTTTATAATGACTGTTTTTATTCTAATTTTGTCAACTTTTCTCATTAAGGGTTTAAAGGAGGAGTTTTAA
- a CDS encoding thioredoxin family protein, whose protein sequence is MKAFYFKNKSCSVCKAFFPKFLEICYEYNIPYEIVEVTENQEKSAQLLVFTVPTIIFLDEEGKEVKRFAQYFGTNEIRNFLDRYFTILDQKSGRR, encoded by the coding sequence ATGAAAGCATTTTACTTTAAAAATAAAAGTTGTTCTGTTTGTAAAGCATTTTTTCCAAAATTTCTAGAAATTTGTTATGAATATAATATCCCTTACGAAATTGTCGAAGTTACTGAAAATCAAGAAAAATCTGCACAACTTCTCGTTTTCACAGTTCCAACGATTATTTTTCTTGATGAAGAAGGTAAAGAAGTAAAAAGATTTGCCCAATATTTTGGTACAAATGAGATAAGAAATTTTTTGGATAGATATTTTACTATATTAGATCAAAAATCGGGTAGGAGGTAG
- a CDS encoding transposase: MFEVVTSLRYNLFGTTSLLSRKEVNHISLHSESNQLYFNFVYSDYFNKYSEFKYLLDLINQINWSFVPEFNNPHVGRTGYSRHSLLKALFVQKVKGFNTRELIHFLRSYPFFSQAIGFNPVANFVPSESTFSSSMIFDDTI, translated from the coding sequence GTGTTTGAAGTGGTTACCTCCCTGCGTTATAATCTATTTGGTACCACAAGTTTATTATCCCGTAAGGAGGTCAACCATATATCTCTTCATTCTGAATCCAATCAACTGTATTTCAATTTTGTTTATTCCGATTATTTTAATAAATATTCTGAGTTTAAATATTTACTCGATTTGATAAATCAAATAAATTGGTCATTTGTTCCTGAATTTAACAATCCTCATGTTGGTAGAACTGGTTATTCCCGTCACTCTTTACTTAAAGCTTTGTTCGTTCAAAAGGTTAAAGGGTTTAATACTAGAGAGTTGATTCATTTCCTTAGATCATATCCTTTTTTCTCTCAAGCTATTGGCTTTAACCCTGTTGCTAACTTTGTCCCTTCTGAGTCTACCTTTTCTTCTTCTATGATATTTGATGATACAATATAA
- a CDS encoding sugar ABC transporter permease has protein sequence MNSREKKNLLFARIIAILLTIIILFPFVYVLLTSFKLGQSFYTSSIFPEEFTFQNYKKLFSETNFLIWMKNSVIMGISAAIISVIITMFGGYAFSRLRFPGKKYGILLLLIIQMLPTSVAMVAYFKMLQFFGLLNTLTGLILILGFGNVAFGIWIMRNYLISIPRNLDEAAYIDGASHWKIFWKIIFPLMFPILATQFILTFIGVYNEYMLSVLFLFDPMKYPLGVGVKSFLSGNYSVNWTIFCAASIIGSLPIMIIFLLLQKYIAKGLTQGAVKE, from the coding sequence ATGAATTCTAGAGAGAAAAAAAATCTATTATTTGCTAGAATTATTGCAATACTACTTACTATAATAATTTTATTTCCTTTTGTGTACGTGTTATTAACATCTTTTAAGTTGGGACAATCTTTTTACACATCATCAATATTTCCAGAGGAATTTACCTTTCAAAATTATAAAAAACTTTTTTCCGAAACCAATTTTTTGATATGGATGAAAAATTCAGTGATAATGGGAATTTCTGCAGCAATTATCTCTGTAATAATAACAATGTTTGGTGGGTATGCTTTTAGTAGATTGAGGTTCCCCGGTAAAAAATATGGTATTCTGCTCTTACTAATAATTCAAATGCTTCCTACTTCCGTAGCCATGGTTGCCTATTTTAAGATGTTACAATTTTTCGGACTGCTTAACACACTAACTGGTTTAATATTAATTCTAGGATTTGGCAATGTTGCTTTTGGAATTTGGATAATGAGAAATTATTTAATTTCAATCCCAAGAAATTTAGATGAAGCTGCTTATATTGATGGAGCATCGCACTGGAAAATATTTTGGAAAATTATTTTTCCTTTAATGTTTCCTATTTTGGCTACCCAATTTATATTAACTTTTATTGGAGTATACAACGAATATATGCTTTCTGTTTTATTTCTCTTTGATCCAATGAAGTATCCTCTAGGAGTAGGGGTAAAATCTTTCCTTTCAGGAAACTATTCTGTAAACTGGACTATTTTTTGTGCTGCATCAATTATTGGTTCACTACCAATAATGATAATTTTTCTATTGCTTCAAAAATATATTGCCAAAGGTTTAACTCAAGGAGCTGTTAAGGAATGA
- a CDS encoding glycoside hydrolase family 13 protein: MRSEIGYEIFVDRFFSSQEKNHTIPWDSKIKGQEKQEYDFYGGDLLGITEKIDYLYDLGIDFIYLTPIFEAKTNHRYDCTNYFRIDPLIGNEQNLELLCKNLAQKNIKLFLDIALNHMGSDSIWFQKAKANNNEHNYFRIKGGEFTHWANVEKLVELNLENLELQSILWDGNNSAMKYWSKFGIAGWRLDCAYELGQDILNKIYTSLKESFHISLIGEIWSYPEKWIQEGVLDGIMNYYYKDLIDNIIDQKIDGTLFTQIVEKLYVSCGNKLLKSWNILSSHDTSRIRTRYGKNWKIAVALQFMLPGSPLIYYGEEIGLEAEGDPYCRTPMKWNSWSEENYESYNFYKKMIKFFENSKALQEGSLKAVFSNNENIVSFLRTTDSIEDLRLVIANPTSQRQNYLLYTQESSLMNKTILKDCFSNNIAQVENSKIIGQISPNSFSIFMPHIERETSKYTPYKRIY, from the coding sequence ATGAGATCAGAAATTGGATATGAAATATTTGTAGATAGATTTTTTTCCTCTCAGGAAAAAAATCATACAATACCTTGGGATAGTAAAATTAAGGGACAGGAAAAACAAGAATACGATTTTTATGGGGGCGACCTTTTAGGGATTACTGAAAAAATAGACTATCTTTACGACCTTGGAATAGATTTTATTTACTTAACTCCAATATTCGAAGCAAAAACAAATCATAGATATGATTGTACGAATTATTTTAGAATCGATCCCTTAATTGGAAATGAACAAAACCTAGAACTTTTATGTAAAAATCTTGCCCAAAAGAATATTAAATTATTCTTAGACATTGCTCTAAATCACATGGGTTCTGATAGTATATGGTTTCAAAAAGCTAAGGCAAATAATAATGAACATAATTACTTTCGAATAAAAGGCGGAGAATTCACCCACTGGGCAAATGTTGAAAAATTGGTAGAACTCAACTTAGAAAATTTAGAATTGCAATCCATCCTCTGGGACGGAAATAATTCTGCTATGAAATACTGGAGTAAGTTTGGAATTGCAGGTTGGAGATTAGATTGTGCTTATGAATTGGGTCAAGATATTTTAAATAAAATATATACTTCTTTAAAAGAATCATTTCATATTTCTCTCATAGGAGAAATATGGTCTTATCCCGAAAAATGGATTCAAGAAGGCGTTTTAGATGGAATAATGAATTATTATTATAAAGATCTTATTGATAACATTATTGACCAGAAAATTGATGGTACATTATTTACCCAAATTGTTGAAAAGCTCTATGTTTCTTGTGGGAACAAACTCCTAAAAAGTTGGAACATTTTGTCATCTCATGATACTTCTAGAATAAGAACAAGATATGGCAAAAACTGGAAAATTGCAGTTGCATTGCAATTCATGCTTCCGGGAAGTCCATTAATATATTACGGAGAAGAAATAGGCTTAGAGGCAGAAGGAGATCCTTATTGTAGAACTCCTATGAAATGGAATTCTTGGTCTGAAGAGAATTATGAATCCTATAATTTTTACAAAAAAATGATCAAATTTTTTGAAAACTCAAAAGCATTACAAGAAGGATCGCTAAAGGCTGTTTTTTCTAACAATGAGAATATTGTTTCTTTTTTGAGAACAACCGACAGTATAGAAGACCTTAGACTTGTTATTGCCAATCCTACTTCACAACGCCAAAATTATCTTTTATATACTCAAGAATCTTCTCTTATGAATAAAACAATCTTAAAAGATTGTTTTAGTAACAATATTGCACAAGTTGAGAATTCTAAAATTATTGGTCAAATTTCTCCAAATTCATTTTCTATATTTATGCCACATATCGAAAGAGAAACTTCAAAATACACTCCTTACAAAAGGATCTATTAA
- a CDS encoding sugar ABC transporter substrate-binding protein: MKRDLAVIVFVLLLSVFSFSETLTLWTIFGETTSEYKKLVEYTKEYTSKTKINIDIVPVTDLTDFDTKLRIAAPSGYGPDIIATAPHDQIGRWAEMQLLMKLDGQVDEEILNNFTSSSIQGVTYKGDIYGFPLCVESIGMVYNKELISTPPKDWNEIIELSKNLKSEGLYGIVFPAVEPYHSYAIIRGFGGYIFFWENGEYVIDDIGLNNEGTIEAIKFIKKLFDDGILPIELMDRTATHSLTTGSFEEGKAAIQLNGPWVLPGLKERGINYGVSKIPVLPNGQDPKPFLGIQFVGINNFSKNKKEALDFALFLTSKEKMIDFSLSTDRVPARIDVINDPAIQSNEIIKAWAEQAMVAEPMPNIPEMNVVWTAWADALPLMYSGKQPIEETLNDLVEIIREKILILQE; this comes from the coding sequence ATGAAAAGGGATTTAGCTGTTATTGTATTTGTGTTATTGTTATCTGTATTTTCTTTTTCAGAAACATTAACGTTATGGACTATCTTTGGAGAAACAACCAGTGAATATAAGAAACTGGTTGAATATACTAAAGAATATACCTCTAAGACCAAAATAAACATCGATATCGTTCCAGTTACAGATCTTACCGATTTCGATACAAAACTAAGAATAGCCGCTCCTTCCGGCTACGGTCCTGATATTATTGCTACTGCACCACATGACCAAATAGGAAGATGGGCGGAAATGCAACTTCTGATGAAATTGGATGGGCAAGTCGATGAAGAAATTTTAAACAATTTTACCTCATCTTCAATTCAAGGAGTAACTTATAAAGGAGATATATATGGATTTCCTTTATGTGTAGAAAGTATAGGAATGGTGTACAACAAAGAACTAATCAGCACTCCTCCAAAAGATTGGAATGAAATAATTGAGTTGTCTAAAAATCTAAAATCCGAAGGTCTCTATGGTATAGTTTTTCCTGCTGTAGAGCCATATCATTCGTACGCAATCATAAGAGGTTTTGGTGGATACATTTTTTTCTGGGAAAACGGAGAATATGTAATTGATGATATTGGATTAAACAATGAAGGAACTATAGAGGCCATCAAATTTATTAAAAAATTATTTGATGATGGAATACTGCCTATAGAATTAATGGATAGAACAGCTACACATTCTTTAACAACAGGTTCATTTGAAGAAGGAAAAGCTGCTATTCAATTGAATGGCCCTTGGGTTCTTCCAGGTCTAAAAGAAAGAGGAATTAATTATGGGGTTAGTAAAATACCTGTATTACCGAATGGACAAGATCCAAAACCTTTTCTAGGAATTCAATTTGTTGGAATAAACAACTTTAGTAAAAATAAAAAAGAAGCACTAGATTTTGCACTCTTTTTAACGTCTAAAGAAAAGATGATAGATTTCTCTTTATCAACAGATCGTGTCCCAGCAAGAATCGATGTAATTAACGATCCTGCAATTCAATCCAACGAAATTATTAAAGCATGGGCTGAACAGGCAATGGTTGCAGAACCTATGCCAAATATACCTGAAATGAATGTAGTTTGGACTGCTTGGGCAGATGCTTTGCCTTTAATGTATTCAGGAAAACAACCGATTGAAGAAACTTTAAATGATTTGGTAGAAATTATTAGAGAAAAAATCCTAATCCTTCAAGAATAA
- a CDS encoding IS110 family RNA-guided transposase: protein MYFVGIDISKNSFHYYISDSGRTKIDSGKFKQNMSGFTTFDKILKKFNKREIIIGMESTSIYHQHLFSYLLKHDYDVHIINPLLLKEFRKSETLRHSKNDNIDSKLISIWLKEKYPDNIPSSKEIDNFTQYSREIINLSEEISRVKNEIKRYVYLLFPELESFQSNIFIKSLMNLLYNFPSARKIATTNKKQLIDAMKIDNQLYFDENKLDQIIELSKNSIASGNDAHELALQKRIELLFKLESDQKLFKEKLKETLNNSSNDVIKNQVELIQSLDGFNETALNIVAETGDINRFYSASALVAFVGIDPRTEESGQMKKGWFINRKGNRYLRKAVYIAAIVAIQNNEYFKNYYMKLRTRGKSHTVAVLAVAGKLLRIIYSLVKSGKKYDSDYHYKLQNQELRAHGNYTAKKLKRKREIVT, encoded by the coding sequence ATGTATTTTGTAGGTATTGATATTTCTAAAAACTCTTTTCATTACTACATCTCCGATTCAGGTAGGACCAAAATCGATAGTGGTAAATTCAAACAGAATATGAGTGGTTTCACCACTTTCGACAAAATTCTTAAAAAGTTCAACAAAAGAGAGATTATAATTGGTATGGAATCCACTTCTATTTACCATCAACATTTGTTTTCTTATTTACTTAAACACGATTATGATGTCCATATCATTAATCCCCTTTTGTTGAAAGAATTCAGAAAAAGTGAAACTCTTCGCCATTCTAAAAACGACAACATTGATTCCAAGCTGATCTCCATTTGGCTGAAAGAAAAGTATCCAGACAACATCCCTTCTTCTAAGGAGATAGATAATTTCACTCAATACTCTCGCGAGATCATTAACCTTTCTGAGGAGATTTCAAGGGTTAAGAATGAAATCAAACGTTATGTCTACCTTTTGTTCCCTGAATTGGAATCTTTTCAATCTAATATCTTTATCAAGAGTTTAATGAATTTATTGTATAACTTCCCTTCTGCAAGGAAGATCGCTACAACCAACAAAAAACAGCTTATTGATGCGATGAAGATAGATAATCAATTGTATTTCGATGAAAATAAGTTGGACCAAATCATTGAACTTTCTAAAAATTCAATAGCAAGTGGCAACGATGCGCATGAGTTAGCTCTTCAAAAAAGAATAGAATTGTTGTTCAAACTTGAATCAGATCAAAAGCTCTTCAAAGAAAAATTGAAAGAAACTTTGAACAATTCATCAAACGATGTAATTAAAAACCAGGTAGAATTAATACAATCTCTTGATGGTTTCAATGAAACAGCTTTAAATATTGTAGCAGAAACAGGAGATATTAACCGATTCTATTCTGCTTCTGCCCTGGTGGCTTTCGTTGGCATCGATCCTCGTACAGAGGAATCAGGTCAAATGAAAAAAGGCTGGTTCATCAATAGAAAAGGTAACAGATACCTAAGAAAAGCTGTTTACATCGCTGCCATCGTTGCTATTCAAAACAATGAATACTTCAAGAATTATTACATGAAACTACGTACTCGAGGTAAATCACATACTGTTGCTGTGTTAGCCGTAGCGGGAAAATTGTTGAGAATAATATATTCACTGGTAAAGAGTGGGAAAAAATATGATTCTGACTATCATTACAAATTACAAAATCAAGAACTGAGAGCTCATGGCAATTATACAGCAAAAAAATTAAAAAGGAAAAGAGAAATAGTAACCTGA
- a CDS encoding LacI family DNA-binding transcriptional regulator — translation MPSVKDVAKLANVSVGTVSKVLNNDPTVKQKNREKVLKTIKQLNYVPNIYAKSLSSRKTKMISIVSSTLGDEFHERLVSSIDQILSENGYDSIFFSLLSRERLKRFSNPSHFLYQTDGLIVSSLSLTKMFENKTLPTSKPYILVDTRDALNDCAFIDNYYGGKLVGQNIKLYENSKVYILGGYEPDEAFSSGVFSERIIGFIDELVNNRGFNRKNIVIMKVGLSLKESYEFGKKFTPNQRHKFSVFALSDIIAFGFIEGMKTLGIKPPDNYSIIGYDDLSYSENIELSTVRQPIEELGKVSAELLLKKINNKFEDKIHKSLIPEFIERNTN, via the coding sequence ATGCCCAGCGTAAAAGATGTAGCTAAATTAGCAAATGTCAGTGTAGGTACCGTTTCTAAGGTTTTGAATAATGATCCAACGGTCAAGCAAAAAAACCGTGAGAAAGTATTAAAAACTATCAAGCAATTAAACTACGTTCCTAATATTTATGCAAAAAGTTTGTCTTCTAGAAAAACAAAGATGATTTCAATAGTGTCTTCAACGTTAGGTGATGAATTTCATGAAAGATTAGTCTCTTCAATTGATCAAATTTTGTCTGAAAATGGTTACGATAGCATATTTTTTTCTCTTCTATCAAGAGAAAGATTGAAAAGATTCTCAAACCCTTCACATTTCTTGTATCAGACTGATGGACTAATCGTATCTTCTCTTTCTTTAACTAAAATGTTTGAAAATAAAACACTTCCTACTTCTAAACCTTATATTTTGGTGGATACAAGAGATGCATTGAATGATTGCGCATTTATTGATAATTATTATGGAGGCAAATTAGTTGGTCAAAATATAAAGTTATATGAGAATTCTAAAGTTTATATTTTAGGTGGCTATGAGCCAGATGAAGCTTTTAGTAGCGGTGTGTTTAGTGAAAGAATTATTGGTTTTATCGACGAACTAGTTAACAATAGAGGTTTCAATAGAAAGAATATAGTAATTATGAAAGTGGGGCTAAGCTTGAAAGAAAGTTATGAATTTGGAAAAAAATTTACACCAAACCAAAGACATAAATTTAGTGTTTTTGCACTTTCTGATATTATAGCTTTTGGCTTCATTGAGGGAATGAAAACTTTAGGAATAAAACCTCCTGATAACTATTCAATTATTGGTTACGATGATTTGTCATATTCTGAAAATATTGAATTAAGTACAGTAAGGCAACCTATTGAAGAACTAGGCAAAGTATCTGCAGAACTTTTATTAAAAAAAATTAATAATAAATTTGAAGATAAAATTCATAAGTCTCTTATCCCAGAATTTATTGAAAGAAATACGAATTAA